From the genome of Alkalimarinus coralli:
GTTATGACGCTCGGCGCGGTTTTTATTGCGATTACCCTAATGTTTACCGTTCTGTTTCGCTCACTGTACTTGGCCCTCATTGCAATTACACCGAACCTATTGGCAGCCGGAATGGTACTGGGGGGGATGGGGTTGCTGGGTATTCCTTTAGATATGATGACCATCACGGTTGCAGCAATAACTGTCGGAATTGGCGTTGATGACACAATTCACTATATACACCGATTTAAGAATGAGTTTGAAAAAGATCGGGATTACACGGCGACCATGTATCGTTGTCATGGCAGTATCGGGCGGGCAATGTTTTACACATCCGTCATAATTATTGTTGGCTTCTCAATTCTTTCGCTCTCCAACTTTACGCCGACTATTTACTTTGGCCTGTTAACCGGCTTTGCGATGTTTTCGGCCCTGCTAGGGGCATTGATCCTCTTACCGCGGATGATGCTGACACTTAAGCCGCTTGGGCAAGAGCACTAATATCCAAGCTGATGATTTGAGTATCAGTGCGAATGGGTTTCACTCCATTGCTGACGACAGATATCAATAATCGCGTTTTTGGGTTCGGTACTAATATTTTCATCGCTATACGCCAGGCCAACAGTGCGAGATAAATCGATATCAGAAATCTCTTTAAGCACGATGTCTTTTCTGCTGATAAGTTGGGGTATGCTTGGGATAAGGGCTGAGCCTATACCTGCTCCTACAAGCCCTAAAGCATATTCGACTGTTTGTATGCGGGCTCTAACCTGAAATGCGGCTCCTTGTCTCGACATCACTTGCTCCAGAGAAGTAACGGCTTCGCAGGGAGTTCTGTATATGAATGCCAGGCCATTTAGGTCGCTGACTTGTAGTTCAGGTTTTAAGCTTAATGGATGTCCAATCGGAAGAGCCAGGTAATAGTGATCTCGCCATAGCGGTTGAAAATGCTCATTACTTTGTAAATATGCCGTTGTAATTATCCTGGCGTCGCAGTTTTCCTCCGGCTGAAGCAGTGTTAGTTCTATTTCATCGACTGCGTTGGCGAGCTCCTTTAACAGCGCACTCACCCGTTCAGCCCCAAGCGACCTGATAAGCCCAAGCCGAAAAGGAACCTTCTCTTTGGGCGTGCGAAAAAGATTATTGATCGCTTTAGCATCACTCAATAGCTTCTTGGCGAGGGGGTAGAGCGACTTGCCTGCCTCAGTAGGTATGACTCCTTTGGCTACTCTCACGAATAGCAATGAATCAAGCGAATCCTCAAGCTGATTAATAGCAGAAGAGATTGAAGGCTGCGCCACATAGCAGCGTTTAGACGCCGCAGTTATGCTGCCACTCTCATAAACCGAAACAAAGTACTTTAGTGACTTTAGATCCATAGGATATTCCTATA
Proteins encoded in this window:
- a CDS encoding LysR family transcriptional regulator, with amino-acid sequence MDLKSLKYFVSVYESGSITAASKRCYVAQPSISSAINQLEDSLDSLLFVRVAKGVIPTEAGKSLYPLAKKLLSDAKAINNLFRTPKEKVPFRLGLIRSLGAERVSALLKELANAVDEIELTLLQPEENCDARIITTAYLQSNEHFQPLWRDHYYLALPIGHPLSLKPELQVSDLNGLAFIYRTPCEAVTSLEQVMSRQGAAFQVRARIQTVEYALGLVGAGIGSALIPSIPQLISRKDIVLKEISDIDLSRTVGLAYSDENISTEPKNAIIDICRQQWSETHSH